The DNA sequence TCCGATCAGGCCACTGGCAGCGGCAACGACGCACATGCCGAACGCGATCAGCACCAGTGCCATCGACAGACCGAAGGCTTCGGAAATGGCACCGATCAGGGGCGGTCCGGCCAGCCAGCCGCTGTAGCCGATGGATGCGACAGCAGCGATGCTCGTCCCGCTCGACATTCCCGGCGTCCGCCCCGCCATGCCGAACAGGATCGGCACCAGTGCCGACAGGCCCAGGCCGGTGACACCGAATCCGACGATCGCAAGCGGTACCGACGCCGGCACGGCCGCCACCAGCAGCCCCCCGAATGCCATCAAGGCGCCGAATCTCATGATCGTGAGCGCACCGAAACGGTCGATGGCGGCATCGCCGAAAACACGGCCGACCATCATCCCGGTCGAAAACGCCATGAACCCGAGCGGTGCCATGGCCGGTGCCGCACCCAGGTGGTTGGCGATGAACACGGCGCTCCAATCCGCAACCACCGACTCGCCCATGAAAATCAGAAAAGCCATCCCGGCCAGAACCAGCAGCGGGCGCGACGGTAAAGCAAAGACCGGCCCAAGCCGTACCGCCGGCTGAAATCGACGCCAGCCGGCGATGCAGGCTATCAGCAGTGCTGCCGTTGCCAGCGCCACCAGAGCCAGATGCCCCCCGGGCGCAAGGCCTGCCATGATGGCGAGCGTGCCGATCACGGCCCCGACGATGCCGCCGACGCTGAACATCGCGTGAAACGTGGTCATGATCGAACGCCCCGAAAGCCGCTCGTACGACGAAGCGGCGGCGTTCATGGAAACGTCCATGGTGCCGTTTCCAAGGCCGAGCACGACGAGAACCAGAAAAAGGGACGGCGCGCCCGGGGCGAAGGCAGGCAACACGAGGGCCGCGCAGCAGGTAAAACCGGCAATCAATGTCGACCGGCCCTCGCCCACAGCGCCAATAATGGCGCTGGCGATCGGCAGCGCGATTATTGACCCCACGGGCAGTCCGAGCATGACCAGACCAAGGACGCCATCGCTGAGGCCGAGCGCGACCTGGACGTCGGCAATCCGGGTGTACCAGGCGGAAAACAGGACGGCATTCAAGGCGAAAGCCAGCCCTATGGCACGGGCGACCGGGTCGTATATCAAGTCATCGATATTCTTCAGGACGGCTGACATTGCATTACCGATTCGTGCCCTCGCTTCCGGTCACCGGTCTGAAGCGGTGCCAACTCTGATTCCACCATGTCGACCACTCCCTCGTCGTGGAGATCGATCGGTCGGGAGACAAGATGCGTCTCGCCGATGATCAGGCCGAGCGGCCGGCTGGCCGGCTGGCGACGTTCATCCTCGACCGTTTGCCGCTCCAGGCCGATATCGTGCAACAACCGATCGTCGAGCATGGCCAGCCTTGCACGGGCTTCACTGCGGATGCGGCGCCGGGCACGTTCCTGCCCGATACGACGGACCGCCGCCGCCAGAATTCCAATAATTGTCATGGCTGCAATCTCCAACCTGTTTCGCGCCCGGACTGACAGAGCCGGTGCACTGTCCGCAGCCCCAAAAGCGGAACCACAGCATCAAAAGGCGCCAACTGAATGCATTCAGTAGGACAGATCGGCAGAATGCATCGTGTTTCTGGATCGTTCAAGTGCATTTTTTGTTGTTAGTGCATGAAGGGGCGCCAACGGCTAATCTGGGCGTCGGCGAAGGCCGGTGACACCGCCAATCCAATGCGGGCAACGACAGCAAGGATCCATCCCAATCGCACCCTCACGCCGCCAGATAACGCTGATGGACGTCGCCCGTGCGGCCGGCGTTTCGCGCACCACCGTCTCGAACGCCTTCAATCGCCCGGATCAGCTTTCGCAGACCCTGCGCGACCGCGTTCTGTCGACGGCCGCTTCGATCGGGTATGCCGGACCGAACCCCATGGCCCGGATGCTGCGGACGGGGCGTGCAGGCGCAATCGGCATGGTCTTTCCCGGCCCTCTTGCCCACGCCTTCACCGACCCGGCATCGGTCGCATTTCTGACCGGCGTCGCCGACGGGTGCGACCGAAACGATGTCGGCTTGCTGTTTCTGCCGGCGGAAAACGACTCCGCACTAGGGTCGGTCGGCCAGGCGGCGGTCGACGGCTTCATCGTCCACTGCATGGCGGCCGGCGCCGGAATGCTCACGGCCGTGCTCGAACGCAACCTTCCCATTCTCGCCGTCGATGTTCCCAACGCCGAACTGCCGGCCCATGTATCTTCCGTCTCGATCGACGACCGCGGCGGCGCCGCCCTTGCAGCAAAGCATGTGCTGGCCCTCGGCCATCGGAACATCGGCATCCTGTCGCTGGAATTGCTGGCCGACGGGCGGACCGGACCGGTCGATATCGCCAGACAGCGGGGCGCCACCTATGGCGTTTCAGCGGCGCGACTCGACGGCTATCTGACGACGATCGAACGCGACGGCGCGGCCGTAACCGGCATTGAAGAGACCGATGTCACCGACCCGGCGGAAACGAAGGCATCCATCGAACGCCTGATCACCGCCGACCCCCGCCCCACCGCAATCCTTGCCATGAGCGATGTTCTGGCGCTCATGACGCTGGATATGGCCAGAACGCACGGGATTCGAGTGCCTGAAGATCTGTCGATCGTCGGTTTCGACGATATCCCGGCAGCCCAACACGCCACACCGGCGATGACCACCGTCCATCAACCACTTCGCGAAAAAGGCGTAATCGCTGTTGAAAACCTGCTGACCACGGCGGGCGTGCCCAGCCGGAGCACGCTGGATATCGAGTTGCGCGCGCGCGCAAGCTCAGGTCCACCCTCGTCCAGTCAGACGCTTTGACATCCTGCTCAGGGATGTGACGAATAAGTCACGCTCGACGAAAAAATATCGTGCTTCTGGAGATTGAATACCGTACAGTTTGAGTCGAGGGTTTTTTCCCCTCATCTCCGAATGCCTCTCCCCGATCGAGGCTTGAGGGCCGGCCGGTT is a window from the Fodinicurvata sp. EGI_FJ10296 genome containing:
- a CDS encoding LacI family DNA-binding transcriptional regulator, which gives rise to MDVARAAGVSRTTVSNAFNRPDQLSQTLRDRVLSTAASIGYAGPNPMARMLRTGRAGAIGMVFPGPLAHAFTDPASVAFLTGVADGCDRNDVGLLFLPAENDSALGSVGQAAVDGFIVHCMAAGAGMLTAVLERNLPILAVDVPNAELPAHVSSVSIDDRGGAALAAKHVLALGHRNIGILSLELLADGRTGPVDIARQRGATYGVSAARLDGYLTTIERDGAAVTGIEETDVTDPAETKASIERLITADPRPTAILAMSDVLALMTLDMARTHGIRVPEDLSIVGFDDIPAAQHATPAMTTVHQPLREKGVIAVENLLTTAGVPSRSTLDIELRARASSGPPSSSQTL
- a CDS encoding DUF1127 domain-containing protein — translated: MTIIGILAAAVRRIGQERARRRIRSEARARLAMLDDRLLHDIGLERQTVEDERRQPASRPLGLIIGETHLVSRPIDLHDEGVVDMVESELAPLQTGDRKRGHESVMQCQPS
- a CDS encoding MFS transporter, with protein sequence MSAVLKNIDDLIYDPVARAIGLAFALNAVLFSAWYTRIADVQVALGLSDGVLGLVMLGLPVGSIIALPIASAIIGAVGEGRSTLIAGFTCCAALVLPAFAPGAPSLFLVLVVLGLGNGTMDVSMNAAASSYERLSGRSIMTTFHAMFSVGGIVGAVIGTLAIMAGLAPGGHLALVALATAALLIACIAGWRRFQPAVRLGPVFALPSRPLLVLAGMAFLIFMGESVVADWSAVFIANHLGAAPAMAPLGFMAFSTGMMVGRVFGDAAIDRFGALTIMRFGALMAFGGLLVAAVPASVPLAIVGFGVTGLGLSALVPILFGMAGRTPGMSSGTSIAAVASIGYSGWLAGPPLIGAISEAFGLSMALVLIAFGMCVVAAASGLIGPRSGGRAA